In one Neobacillus sp. WH10 genomic region, the following are encoded:
- a CDS encoding sigma-70 family RNA polymerase sigma factor, whose product MELDQAYQEYVNDLYRYLFSLSKDHFIAEDLVQEAFYRAYLHLEDYEISNIRAWLFKVAYNAFIDFQRKNKRLVIQEQIEEWSSSSKETPEKRLLEKESFQLLLNDIHSLKEQERHVLLLCDLHQLTYNEAAEIVDMKLNTLKSHLHRGRRKVMDRVKERMKADE is encoded by the coding sequence TTGGAGCTTGATCAAGCCTATCAAGAATATGTTAATGATTTATATCGCTATCTTTTTTCCCTTTCAAAGGATCATTTTATCGCTGAGGATTTGGTTCAGGAGGCTTTTTACCGGGCATACTTGCATCTTGAGGATTATGAAATCTCCAATATTCGAGCATGGTTATTTAAGGTAGCCTATAATGCCTTTATTGATTTTCAAAGAAAAAATAAACGCCTGGTTATTCAAGAGCAAATTGAAGAGTGGAGTTCCTCCTCAAAGGAAACTCCGGAAAAAAGGCTGCTGGAAAAAGAGAGCTTTCAGTTATTATTAAATGACATTCATTCGTTGAAAGAACAGGAAAGACATGTTTTGCTGCTATGTGATTTGCATCAGTTGACATATAATGAAGCTGCAGAAATTGTGGATATGAAATTAAATACGCTGAAAAGCCACTTACATAGGGGCCGGAGGAAGGTTATGGATAGAGTGAAGGAAAGGATGAAGGCAGATGAGTGA
- a CDS encoding CD3072 family TudS-related putative desulfidase: MLRNKKILLVSHCILNQNTVIEDEARAKGAVLSAVEWALKEGYGFLQLPCPEFTFLGLNRPSMTYEQYNTPEYRKHCREILKPVLLQAEDYLKNDYEIVGLTGIQSSPSCDPIRGIFMEELTGLFAEKGITLKTLWYLPNTSEPVFKSDVHYIK, from the coding sequence ATGCTGCGTAATAAAAAGATTTTACTAGTTTCTCATTGTATCTTAAATCAGAATACAGTCATTGAAGACGAGGCACGAGCAAAAGGCGCCGTCCTTTCAGCAGTAGAATGGGCATTGAAAGAAGGCTACGGATTTCTCCAGCTCCCATGCCCGGAATTCACCTTTCTTGGACTGAATCGGCCGTCCATGACATACGAGCAATACAATACACCCGAGTATAGGAAACATTGCAGGGAGATATTGAAGCCTGTGCTTCTACAAGCAGAAGACTACCTGAAAAATGATTATGAGATTGTCGGTTTGACAGGAATTCAAAGCAGTCCATCATGTGATCCGATCCGAGGTATCTTTATGGAAGAGCTGACGGGACTGTTCGCCGAAAAAGGAATCACTTTGAAAACACTGTGGTACTTGCCGAACACGAGTGAACCAGTATTCAAGAGTGATGTACACTATATAAAATAG
- a CDS encoding CD3073 family putative ECF transporter S component, with the protein MKSSKTMILTYSAMGIALNVILGTVVSSMKIPLLFLDTIGTVLVAVLFGPWWGALAGGLTNVVLGATTGPSAMFFGLVNIAIALVAGYMAKKFDFRKWYIALITGIMLSIIAPLIGTPIAVAVYGGLNGSGMDLVVLWLRSTGESVFASTFLSRITGNFVDKIITCLLVTFMIVRLPNLAKVVNKEKRNAA; encoded by the coding sequence ATGAAGTCTAGTAAAACAATGATTTTAACTTACTCTGCAATGGGCATCGCTTTAAACGTCATATTAGGAACCGTTGTGTCATCCATGAAGATTCCTTTGTTGTTCCTTGATACGATTGGAACGGTTTTAGTCGCAGTCTTATTCGGCCCATGGTGGGGGGCATTGGCAGGCGGGTTAACAAATGTGGTTCTTGGTGCCACAACCGGGCCATCTGCAATGTTCTTTGGGCTCGTTAATATCGCTATTGCCTTAGTGGCCGGTTACATGGCAAAAAAGTTTGACTTTAGAAAATGGTACATCGCTCTTATTACCGGAATTATGTTATCTATTATCGCGCCACTTATTGGAACACCGATTGCTGTCGCCGTATATGGCGGTTTAAATGGCAGCGGGATGGATTTAGTCGTCTTATGGTTAAGGTCCACAGGAGAAAGCGTCTTTGCCTCAACGTTTCTTTCTAGGATTACCGGCAATTTTGTGGATAAAATTATTACCTGTCTACTCGTAACATTCATGATTGTCCGCCTGCCGAATCTAGCAAAGGTCGTGAATAAGGAGAAAAGAAATGCTGCGTAA
- a CDS encoding selenium metabolism-associated LysR family transcriptional regulator has product MNLNKLEAFILVVEKKSFSEAAAALKSSQPTTSLKIKSLEEEIGMELLERGTSGVQPTAAGKLVYHAAKELTRRWRQLEDELHGFQDTLTGTLTIGASTIPGTYLVPGWVKTFRSLYPKVDVIIEIGDSKKILDKLLDHQIDVGIIGLEQDSNKLTFRPIASDSLVLITPNGHPMVHANDPEFSQIKQYDFVVREKGSGTRKVMEDYLSIHGYLLSDLHSVISIGSTEAVIAAVEAGLGISFISKLAAIPAAKAGRIQIIEKFDPFLRNFYFTSLTDTEKRPIIKEFTELLLKG; this is encoded by the coding sequence ATGAATTTAAATAAACTTGAAGCGTTCATTTTGGTTGTCGAGAAAAAAAGTTTTTCGGAAGCGGCTGCCGCTCTAAAAAGTTCACAGCCGACAACAAGCCTTAAAATTAAGAGTTTAGAAGAAGAGATTGGGATGGAACTTCTGGAACGAGGCACGTCGGGAGTACAGCCAACTGCAGCAGGTAAACTTGTATATCATGCTGCTAAAGAACTAACACGAAGATGGAGACAGCTAGAGGATGAACTTCATGGATTTCAAGACACTTTAACCGGAACCTTGACCATCGGTGCCAGCACCATCCCTGGAACATATCTTGTGCCAGGCTGGGTTAAAACATTCCGAAGCCTTTACCCTAAAGTAGACGTGATCATTGAAATCGGTGATTCTAAAAAAATCCTCGATAAGCTATTGGATCATCAAATTGATGTAGGAATTATTGGCCTTGAGCAAGATTCAAACAAACTTACATTCAGGCCGATTGCCTCTGATTCATTAGTATTAATTACACCAAACGGACACCCAATGGTCCATGCAAACGACCCGGAATTTAGTCAGATAAAACAATATGACTTTGTTGTAAGGGAAAAGGGTTCAGGCACCAGAAAGGTAATGGAGGATTACCTGTCCATTCATGGGTATTTACTTTCCGATTTACACTCTGTTATCTCAATCGGCAGTACCGAAGCCGTAATCGCTGCTGTAGAAGCAGGTCTTGGCATCAGTTTTATTTCGAAACTGGCAGCAATACCCGCCGCAAAAGCGGGACGGATTCAGATCATTGAAAAATTTGACCCCTTTCTAAGAAACTTTTATTTCACTTCTCTGACAGATACAGAAAAACGGCCAATCATTAAAGAATTTACGGAGCTTTTATTGAAGGGGTAA
- a CDS encoding class I SAM-dependent methyltransferase — MEAKKESLTALVSCFARGYHALNSSQPIFNDRVAHSLLRDEEKQLISTNWANAIAFFDAEKSESLKTFEEKLEWVMNNQTIPQLVSRARYAEDGLMSAIERGVRQYVILGSGFDTFALRQEQLPEDFIIYEVDHPATQAFKLKRLQEMGFEIPANVKFVPVDFKHDSLPDELKKSGFNNKLFSFFSLLGVVMYLEKQDFFKLLTGISDMSINGSSFVFDYLDDMAFNDLLASKKLIQMRQLTAHTGEPMVTSFDPFELDQELQDCNMLLYENLSPANIEELYFTDREDGLHAFDHFHFAHLVVHK; from the coding sequence TTGGAAGCTAAAAAGGAAAGTTTAACGGCGTTAGTAAGCTGCTTTGCCAGGGGATATCATGCATTGAACAGCAGTCAGCCCATTTTTAATGATCGAGTTGCTCATTCACTTTTACGGGATGAGGAAAAACAGTTAATCAGCACCAATTGGGCTAATGCCATTGCCTTTTTTGACGCGGAAAAGAGTGAATCGTTGAAGACTTTTGAAGAGAAATTAGAATGGGTGATGAACAACCAGACGATTCCTCAATTAGTCAGCCGGGCAAGATATGCAGAGGACGGCCTCATGTCTGCTATTGAACGCGGTGTAAGGCAATATGTCATTTTAGGCTCCGGTTTCGATACATTTGCCTTGAGACAAGAACAATTACCAGAAGATTTTATCATCTATGAAGTCGACCACCCCGCAACCCAAGCATTTAAACTTAAACGCCTTCAAGAAATGGGTTTTGAAATTCCTGCAAACGTAAAATTTGTACCCGTAGATTTTAAACATGATTCCTTACCTGATGAGCTGAAAAAAAGCGGCTTTAATAATAAACTGTTTTCTTTTTTTAGTTTGTTAGGTGTCGTAATGTACTTAGAAAAACAGGATTTCTTCAAACTTCTTACTGGCATTTCGGATATGTCTATAAACGGAAGCTCTTTCGTATTTGATTACCTCGACGATATGGCTTTTAATGATCTGCTCGCTTCAAAGAAACTTATTCAGATGCGGCAACTTACTGCCCATACAGGTGAACCGATGGTTACCAGCTTCGATCCCTTTGAACTTGACCAAGAGCTGCAAGATTGCAATATGCTGCTATATGAAAATCTTTCGCCAGCGAATATTGAAGAGTTGTACTTTACGGACAGAGAAGATGGTTTACACGCCTTTGACCATTTCCATTTTGCTCATTTAGTTGTTCATAAATAA